A window from Citrus sinensis cultivar Valencia sweet orange chromosome 3, DVS_A1.0, whole genome shotgun sequence encodes these proteins:
- the LOC102627358 gene encoding uncharacterized protein LOC102627358, with product MAAASFRWILQLHKDVPKAARFYSEGLDFTLNVCTLRWAELQSGPLKLALMQSPSDHVVQNGNSSLLSFTVTDINSAVTKLMALGAELDGSIKYEIHGKVAAMRCIDGHMLGLYEPA from the exons ATGGCAGCGGCGTCGTTTAGATGGATACTGCAGCTGCACAAGGACGTACCAAAAGCTGCGCGCTTCTACTCGGAGGGTCTGGATTTCACTCTCAATGTGTGCACTCTTCGCTGGGCCGAACTTCAATCCGGTCCACTGAAGCTCGCCCTCATGCAATCCCCCAG TGACCATGTCGTGCAGAATGGAAACTCATCCCTGTTATCGTTCACGGTGACTGACATTAACAGCGCAGTGACAAAATTAATGGCGTTGGGGGCTGAATTAGATGGCTCCATCAAATATGAGATCCACGGAAAG GTGGCGGCTATGCGATGTATTGACGGTCACATGTTAGGCCTCTATGAACCGGCTTAA
- the LOC102627655 gene encoding uncharacterized protein At5g41620, which yields MKREEKSEAEKEENLGEKLRRGVLVGKRGGPTTPVVSTWRLCHPPEAHDSIIKENSHLSARKLAAALWEFHHYFPISKMHRGVVVNGASDSKMRRRHHRSQHQYKDKGLDLSHFLADPSPSSPEQPESASSLRRHIAQSLIQHHRAIERNNHALQPLSPASYGSSMEMAPYNPAAAVTPTSSLDFKGRVGESRYNLKTSTELLKVLNRIWSLEEQHASNVSLIKALKTELDHARVKIKELLRDQQADRHEMDDLMKQIAEDKLIRKSKEQDRIHAAVQSVRDELEDERKLRKRSESLHRKLARELSEVKSTLSNAWRELEGERRSRKLLEELCDEFAIGIKDYDQELHALKQKSDKNWTGKGEQDHLILHISESWLDERMQMKLEEAQYGLSEKNSIVDKLGFEIEAYLQAKRMSASKRTDNTIPRDRRNSLESVPLNEAVSAPQAVGDEEDSAGSDSNCFELDKPRNADLKLQRDEAVNDSVDEAMKHSQTKKNNVSRERTRDRTPTGLQVKFEEQMAWAMSCNGNKEPLMVNAEPGKDVEREPPEITPHKPENRGETEHSISGQNKEHDEVHGSNSNYMIDNLMRNHILLSEAGTIRPENDSGGASCSYPTRKNQASPVRQWMSKLTPPDIDISESSTKAPPVSKENTLKAKLLEARSKGQRSRFKVFRGSS from the exons atgaaaagggaaGAAAAAAGTGAAGCAGAAAAGGAGGAAAATTTGGGAGAAAAGTTGAGGAGGGGGGTCTTGGTTGGCAAAAGAGGGGGCCCTACTACTCCAGTAGTGTCTACTTGGAGACTCTGCCATCCTCCTGAGGCGCATGATAGCATCATTAAAGAAAACTCCCATCTTTCTGCTAGAAAATTAGCTGCCGCTCTCTGGGAGTTTCATCACTACTTTCCCATCTCTAAAATGCACCGGGGCGTTGTTGTCAATGGTGCTAGCGACTCTAAAATGCGCCGCCGCCATCACCGTTCCCAGCACCAGTACAAGGATAAAGGTCTTGACTTGTCTCATTTCTTGGCTGATCCTTCTCCAAGCTCCCCTGAACAG CCGGAGAGTGCAAGCAGTCTAAGGAGGCATATTGCTCAATCGCTGATTCAACATCACCGAGCAATCGAAAGAAACAATCATGCCCTGCAGCCTCTATCTCCCGCAAGTTACGGTAGTTCCATGGAG ATGGCACCTTATAACCCTGCAGCTGCAGTTACTCCTACCAGTTCTTTAGACTTTAAGGGAAGAGTTGGTGAGTCACGATATAATCTTAAGACGTCTACAGAACTCTTAAAAGTATTAAATCGAATCTGGAGCTTGGAGGAACAGCATGCTTCCAATGTATCATTAATTAAAGCCTTAAAGACAGAGCTAGATCATGCCCGCGTCAAGATCAAAGAGTTGCTTCGAGATCAACAGGCAGATCGGCATGAAATGGATGATTTGATGAAGCAAATTGCGGAAGATAAACTAATTAGGAAGAGTAAAGAACAAGATCGGATCCATGCGGCTGTACAGTCTGTGAGGGATGAGCTAGAGgatgagagaaaattaagaaaaagatcAGAGAGTCTACACAGAAAGTTGGCTCGGGAGTTGTCTGAGGTTAAGTCTACTCTTTCTAATGCTTGGAGAGAGCTGGAAGGAGAGAGAAGATCGAGGAAGCTGTTGGAAGAACTTTGTGATGAATTTGCTATTGGCATAAAAGACTATGATCAGGAGCTGCATGCTCTGAAACAGAAATCTGACAAGAATTGGACCGGGAAGGGTGAGCAGGATCATTTGATTCTCCATATATCAGAATCATGGCTTGATGAACGAATGCAGATGAAGCTAGAAGAAGCTCAGTATGGTCTTTCTGAGAAGAATTCAATAGTGGACAAGTTGGGCTTTGAAATTGAGGCATACCTTCAGGCCAAACGAATGTCCGCTTCTAAGAGAACTGATAATACGATCCCAAGGGATAGGCGAAATTCACTTGAATCTGTCCCACTAAATGAGGCTGTGAGTGCGCCTCAAGCTGTTGGTGATGAAGAGGATTCTGCAGGCAGTGATTCAAATTGTTTTGAACTAGACAAACCAAGAAATGCGGACTTGAAATTACAAAGAGATGAAGCTGTGAATGATAGTGTTGATGAAGCAATGAAACATAGTcagacaaagaaaaataatgtgtCCCGTGAAAGAACAAGGGACCGAACTCCAACTGGTTTGCAAGTTAAGTTTGAAGAACAGATGGCTTGGGCTATGTCATGTAATGGTAATAAAGAGCCTCTGATGGTGAATGCAGAACCAGGGAAAGATGTTGAAAGGGAACCGCCTGAAATAACTCCTCACAAACCTGAAAACCGTGGAGAGACTGAGCATAGCATCTCTGGACAAAATAAGGAACACGATGAGGTCCACGGATCAAACTCAAACTATatgattgataatttaatgagAAATCATATATTGTTATCAGAAGCGGGGACTATACGTCCTGAGAATGACAGTGGTGGGGCCTCTTGCAGTTATCCCACACGAAAGAATCAGGCCAGTCCAGTGCGCCAGTGGATGTCGAAACTCACACCTCCAGATATCGACATTTCTGAATCCTCTACAAAAGCGCCTCCTGTCTCGAAGGAGAATACTTTAAAAGCAAAGCTTCTGGAAGCAAGGTCAAAAGGGCAACGCTCGCGATTTAAAGTTTTCAGAGGTTCCTCTTGA